TGCTATGGTTTTATAAGGTAGATATTAGTAGAGTGGATAAAAGAATGCAAAAAATAATGAGAAGGCTGCTATCTAAATTTATAAATAAGATAAAGTATAATAATATATAACTAATAATAAAATATTTTAAATAATTGATATAACCTACATGATATTGTAATTGTACTTAGTTAAGACGAGAAATTATTTAAAATATAAATAGAAAAATATTAAATATTTATATTTAATATTTTTAATTAGGTTAATATTAGAATTGAAGGTTAGAACAATACTATTATATTAAAGAGTTAAATTAATTTGGATATAATAGTAAGTTAGATTAGGTGGTATTAGTATAAGCATAATTGTTTCTATTAAATATAATATTTAAAAATTATAAAGCTAAAAATAGAATGAGTTAATTACATATGCCTTTTAGCTAATTTAGAATTATAGAAAAATTATATATCAAATTATATATCAAATAGAATTTTAATGGAGGAATAAGTGTATATCTTAAATTTTATAAGAGGATTTTGTATGGCACTAGCTGATAGTGTGCCAGGTGTATCAGGTGGTACAGTAGCATTTATACTAGGCTTTTATGATAATTTTGTGGATTCATTAAATAACATAATATCAGAGGATAAAATAAGTAGAATAAGTGCACTTAGATTTCTATCTAAAATAGGAATAGGATGGATAGTTGGATTTGTATTATCTGTATTATTTATAACATCTATATTTGAAAAAAATATATATGAGATAAGTTCTTTATTTTTAGGATTTATAATAGCATCTATTCCTTTGATAGTTAAATCAGAACAAAAGGCATTGTCTAAAAATAAGAAAAATATAGTATTTTTAATAATTGGAATAATCATAGTATGTACAATGACTTGTTTTAATCCAGTAAAAAATAGTAGTCAAAGTTTTTCTATAAATATTAATAATTTAAATATATGGTTTATAGGCTATATATTTATAGCTGGAATGATTGCAATATCAGCAATGGTGTTACCTGGTATTTCAGGATCAACTATACTTTTAATATTTGGTCTTTATGCTCCTATGCTTACTGCTATAAAGCAAGTACTTAAGCTAGATTTTAGATATTTACCAGGTATAATAATATTTAGTTTTGGAATTTTAGTTGGAGTGTTTGCAACTGTAAGATCTGTTAGATATTTACTTAGAACCTTTAGACCTCAAACTATATATTGTATTATAGGTCTTATGATTGGTTCTATATATTCTGTTATAATGGGACCGACATCTCTAGAAGTATCTAAGTCACCTATGAGCATGTCAACATTTAGTATAATATTTTTTGCTATAGGTTGTATTTTAGTTCCTGCATTAGAAAAACTTAAATCTGTGTTAAAGAACAAAAACACTGAATCTGAGAATGTAGAAGCAAACTATAATAGTTAAACTTATATATTATGTAACTAAAAAGTAGTACTATATATAACCTAGGTGTAGTATAGTGCGTTAAATAGGGTAAGTGTATAATTTATTATGAATAATTTGATTTTATTTTAAACAAGGGAGTATAAAATGAATAAATCACAAGAAGTAGTAATAAATCTATTGTCACATGCTATTAGAGGACAAAAGTACGAACTAGATATTAATGAAAATATAAACTGGAATGAAGTAATAGAAGAAGCTAATGAACATAGTGTAAAGGGGCTTATATATACAGCTATAAATAATACAAACTATACAAAAACTATGGATAAAGAAATCTTAGATGATTTGAAAAAAACTACATTTTTTAGTGGAATGTATCAAATAAATCATATAAAACAAGTTGCTAAAGTATTAGATGGATTTACTAGAGAGCAAATTCAAGTAGTAGCATTAAAAGGATTAATAGTGCGAGAATTTTATCCTAAACCAGAGCAAAGAACTATGGGAGATGCGGATATAATAGTGAAAGATAAAGATTTAAGTAAAGTCACATCAATATTAGAAAACCTAGGGTATACAGCTACTGACCATGATTATCACCATCATATAAGATTTAAACATAAAAACCATTTAGATATAGAAGTACATTGGGTACTAGGAAATGGTAGATTTTTTGATAGTGTACATTCAATAGAAGATAATATATGGGAGAATTGTATACCAGTAAATATTGGAGGAAGTCATGCGCTTTCACTATCTCTAGAAGATATGACACTGCATTTAATAACGCATATGGTAAATCATATCAAAGATGCTGGATTTGGAATTAGGCAGCTATGTGATTTAGTTGTATTAGTTGAAAAACAAGGACATTTAATTGATTGGAACTTATTCAATAAAAAGGTGAAAGAATGCAATATTATAAAATTTACATCTGTAATATTTAATATATGTAATAAACTATTTGATATGGAAATTCTAAGTGAAATACATATAGAAAGCATTGATGAAGAAAATATGAATATGTTTATAGATGAAATTTTTTCAAATGGAGTATTTGGAAAAAGGCATGCTCATAAGCAATATGCTAATTGGTCTGCATGTGATTTGGATGAAAATGAAAGTGAAAAAGGATATTTAAAAAAAGTATTTTACATAATGTTTGGTCCTATAGATACATGGGGAGACAAATATAATTATGCTAAAAAAAATAAAATATTAATACCAATAGCATATATTCATAAAATTTTATATGGACTATTCGGTAATAAATTCACCTTAAAAGAAAAATTCAATATTATATTCAAAACAACCAGAGAAACAAAAAATAAAGACGAACTATTAAAATGGCTAGAATTACAGTAATACGGCTAGAATTACAGTAATACTATGATAAAAATAACTGTATTAATAATATAGTTATTTTTTTATACTACAAATTAAGTACAAAGTATAGTATCACATTAAAGCACAAGAGTAATAAAAATCACCTAAATGCTCGATATAACTAACCCCAACATAAAAATATAATATTGATATATATCAATATTATATTTAGGGAGCATAGACATGGGGAATATATTAAAATTACATCCTTTTTATAGTGAAAAAATATGGGGCTATGAAAACTGGAATTTGTCTACACACAAAAACGGTCATAGTATAGTACACAATAGCAACAGCACTTTCTTAGATACAATCGGATCAGAACTACCTATACTTATCAAAATAATTCAAGCTAATGACACCTTATCAGTACAAGTACACCCAGACGATAATTATTCAAGACAACATGAAAATAATAATGGAAAAATATAGTGTTGGCATGTATTAGAAGTTAAGGAGGGTACATCTTTAGTATGTGATATAAAAGAAGGGGTTGATAAAAGCTCATTTGAAAATATTATAAAAGAAGAAGCTATATATAACGGAAGCAATTATTCAATAGAGGGAGACTTAAAGCTTGTAAAGTCTTATGTCTAAAAAATAACAACATAAAAAAACAAGCATTAAAAGAGATGTAAAAAAAGTTAAAGTATAGATATAAAGTTTTAGCCAATAGTAGTAGAAATCTAATTTCTAAACTATTGGCTTTATTATATCAATAAGATATTTTCTTAATTTAATTGGACACTGATTTTTTTACGTTATATAATGTCAATTCAAAGTTACTTTACTATATATTTAATTAGCTAAATATAGATTTTACTATTATTAGTTATAGGGTCCAATTATATTTTGAAAGAGTACTATTTTTTAAATGGAAATTTCCATAAGGCAGGTGTAAATATAGATACACCAATAGCTTCAGTATCATCTTTGTTTTCGATAAGATGAGGTACATTTCCTTTTATTATAGTAGTATCACCTTCATTTAATTCAATTATTTCATCCCCTAGATATACAGTAATATTTCCTTTTTCAACCATCATAATTTCTTCACTTTCATGTACTAAAGGTGTTTCTCCATCTTTACTATTTGGATTTAATTTAAATCTAATCATTAATGATTTTGGTATAAAATCCTCATCAGGTAAAGGTGTAAGGCAGTGATACTCTACTGTAGATTTAGGTTGTCTCATTATAACTACATCATCTTTTTTTATTGTAAGGTTATCATTATTTTTTTCTACATCCATTAATAAATAAGTTGGAATATCTAAAACATGTGAAAACTTTCTAAGTGAAGATAAAGATGGGTCGGCTAAGTTCCGTTCTATTTGAGAGATATATCCAATTGATAAACCTGTTTTATCTGACATTTCTTGTAAGGTTATATTTTTATTTTTTCTAAAATGTCTAATTTTTTCTCCAAGCATAATTACTCCTCTTTTTATATTAAAATAAGATTTTTATTTAAAGATAATACAAACAACTTTAATTTTATTTTAACACAAAAATTATTTAAATTAAACGATAATAATTGATATAGGTATAATTATATAAATATATTTTACTATAAGTAAAAAAATATTTAAAATTCTAATTATATTTATATAAAATGAGCAAAATACATGTTTTTATGAGCTGATAACGATACTAATTCCACGCTTTTTTAATATTTGTAAAAAAATATGAAATTATTTATTGAAAAGTAAAAAACAGTATAGTATTATTTAATTAAATATTAGTATAAATAAAAGGGGGATAACATGAGGATAGTTGATATTAAAATTGAAAAGTTACGCATTAATTTAAAAAAGCCTTTTAAGATTGCATTTGCAGTTCAAGATTATGCTGACAATGTAATAGTAAAAGTAGTTACAGATGAAGGATATTTTGGGTTAGGGGAAGCTGCACCATTTGCACCTGTGACAGGAGAAACTGCGGATGGAGTAGTAGAGACTCTTAAGTTATTTAAGTCATGTTTAATAGGCATGGACCCTTTAAACATTGAAGGAATACATACATTAATGAATAGATTGATAGTTGGAAATACAGCAGCTAAAGCAGCTATAGATATAGCTCTTTATGATATAAAAGGTAAGATATTATCTC
Above is a genomic segment from Romboutsia lituseburensis containing:
- a CDS encoding helix-turn-helix domain-containing protein; translated protein: MLGEKIRHFRKNKNITLQEMSDKTGLSIGYISQIERNLADPSLSSLRKFSHVLDIPTYLLMDVEKNNDNLTIKKDDVVIMRQPKSTVEYHCLTPLPDEDFIPKSLMIRFKLNPNSKDGETPLVHESEEIMMVEKGNITVYLGDEIIELNEGDTTIIKGNVPHLIENKDDTEAIGVSIFTPALWKFPFKK
- a CDS encoding nucleotidyltransferase family protein, translated to MNKSQEVVINLLSHAIRGQKYELDINENINWNEVIEEANEHSVKGLIYTAINNTNYTKTMDKEILDDLKKTTFFSGMYQINHIKQVAKVLDGFTREQIQVVALKGLIVREFYPKPEQRTMGDADIIVKDKDLSKVTSILENLGYTATDHDYHHHIRFKHKNHLDIEVHWVLGNGRFFDSVHSIEDNIWENCIPVNIGGSHALSLSLEDMTLHLITHMVNHIKDAGFGIRQLCDLVVLVEKQGHLIDWNLFNKKVKECNIIKFTSVIFNICNKLFDMEILSEIHIESIDEENMNMFIDEIFSNGVFGKRHAHKQYANWSACDLDENESEKGYLKKVFYIMFGPIDTWGDKYNYAKKNKILIPIAYIHKILYGLFGNKFTLKEKFNIIFKTTRETKNKDELLKWLELQ
- a CDS encoding type I phosphomannose isomerase catalytic subunit, which gives rise to MGNILKLHPFYSEKIWGYENWNLSTHKNGHSIVHNSNSTFLDTIGSELPILIKIIQANDTLSVQVHPDDNYSRQHENNNGKI
- a CDS encoding DUF368 domain-containing protein produces the protein MALADSVPGVSGGTVAFILGFYDNFVDSLNNIISEDKISRISALRFLSKIGIGWIVGFVLSVLFITSIFEKNIYEISSLFLGFIIASIPLIVKSEQKALSKNKKNIVFLIIGIIIVCTMTCFNPVKNSSQSFSININNLNIWFIGYIFIAGMIAISAMVLPGISGSTILLIFGLYAPMLTAIKQVLKLDFRYLPGIIIFSFGILVGVFATVRSVRYLLRTFRPQTIYCIIGLMIGSIYSVIMGPTSLEVSKSPMSMSTFSIIFFAIGCILVPALEKLKSVLKNKNTESENVEANYNS